Proteins from a single region of Novosphingobium sp. CECT 9465:
- a CDS encoding tetratricopeptide repeat protein, with protein sequence MTCSSSTISRTRFICATLALLVLAPAPVRGDAPADGLAKARTALAKGDGIAAEAPLRAAIRNGAKPDSVRAELGEALLLQGDRRAAREVLYGGDFVPGSAAHGWHVRGRLELAERRLPEAGQAFDRALRLDGTDAALWIDIARLRFAGGEQAQAIEAADRAVKLSPKDPRALELRGLLVREQFGLYAALAWFEAGLRVAPDDPRLLGEYAATLGDMGQYKAMLVVCRKLAEIDPGNVRALYLQAVLAARAGQTTLARQILLKTGKALQDVPAAVLLNGVLEYRAGNTNLAVGHFDRLVRMQPDNLQARTLLVRALKRQGLDAEAVDAAGLWVSQPSARPYLLAVTAQAHAAIGRKQEAAAMLARSEELGEQDADPIFSAQPLGALALTYADAPNFAGNAVPYIRALIGDGDGQRAIAVADRLRMANPGAADAWLLSGDSRMAAGDELGALDMYGRAALIRFNLPTLLRIDHAMRALGRPTDANAMVARYLRQNPGNPQALKLLSFGRASVGDGIGAGRIEAVLRARGLRNPS encoded by the coding sequence ATGACCTGCTCAAGCAGTACGATCTCCAGAACTAGGTTCATCTGCGCGACGCTCGCGTTGCTGGTGCTGGCGCCCGCGCCGGTGCGCGGCGACGCGCCCGCTGATGGTCTTGCAAAGGCGCGTACGGCGCTGGCGAAGGGGGATGGCATCGCGGCCGAGGCGCCTTTGCGCGCGGCCATTCGCAACGGGGCGAAACCCGATAGCGTGCGGGCGGAACTGGGCGAAGCGCTGCTGCTGCAGGGTGATCGCCGCGCGGCGCGCGAAGTCTTGTACGGCGGTGATTTTGTGCCGGGCAGCGCCGCCCATGGCTGGCATGTGCGCGGGCGGCTGGAACTGGCCGAACGCCGCCTGCCCGAAGCGGGGCAGGCGTTTGACCGGGCATTGCGGCTGGATGGCACCGACGCGGCATTGTGGATCGATATTGCCCGGCTGCGCTTTGCCGGGGGGGAGCAGGCACAGGCCATCGAAGCGGCCGACCGCGCGGTGAAGCTCAGTCCGAAAGATCCGCGCGCGCTGGAACTGCGCGGGTTGCTGGTGCGCGAACAATTCGGCCTTTACGCTGCCCTGGCATGGTTCGAAGCCGGGCTGAGGGTGGCGCCGGACGATCCCCGTCTGCTTGGCGAATATGCGGCAACGCTGGGTGACATGGGGCAGTACAAGGCCATGCTGGTCGTATGCCGCAAGCTGGCCGAGATCGATCCCGGCAATGTGCGCGCGCTCTATCTTCAGGCGGTTCTGGCCGCGCGGGCCGGGCAGACCACGCTGGCGCGCCAGATACTGCTCAAAACCGGAAAGGCGCTACAGGATGTGCCGGCGGCGGTCTTGCTCAACGGCGTGCTGGAATATCGCGCAGGCAACACCAATCTCGCGGTCGGTCACTTCGACCGGTTGGTGCGGATGCAGCCTGACAACCTTCAGGCGCGAACGCTGCTGGTGCGCGCGCTGAAGCGACAGGGGCTTGATGCAGAAGCCGTCGATGCCGCCGGATTGTGGGTCAGTCAGCCGTCGGCGCGGCCCTATCTTCTGGCCGTTACCGCGCAAGCCCATGCCGCTATCGGAAGGAAACAGGAGGCCGCAGCCATGCTGGCGCGCTCCGAAGAACTGGGCGAACAGGATGCGGACCCCATATTTTCCGCGCAACCGCTGGGCGCGCTCGCTCTCACCTACGCCGATGCGCCGAACTTTGCCGGCAACGCGGTGCCCTATATCCGCGCTCTGATCGGGGACGGGGATGGGCAACGCGCCATCGCCGTGGCCGACCGCCTGCGGATGGCCAATCCGGGTGCGGCGGATGCGTGGCTGCTGTCAGGCGATTCGCGCATGGCGGCGGGCGATGAATTAGGCGCGCTGGACATGTACGGGCGGGCAGCGCTGATCCGGTTCAACCTGCCCACCCTGCTGCGGATCGATCACGCCATGCGCGCACTTGGCCGCCCCACGGATGCAAACGCCATGGTTGCGCGTTATCTGCGCCAGAATCCTGGCAATCCCCAGGCGTTGAAACTGTTGTCGTTCGGACGGGCCTCTGTCGGAGATGGCATCGGGGCAGGGCGGATCGAGGCGGTGCTTCGGGCAAGGGGCCTGCGCAACCCGTCCTGA
- a CDS encoding DUF475 domain-containing protein translates to MLRFYKGSILFTLVCLALAVAYGWMQTGTVGGTMSLLWIVVVLSVLEISLSFDNAVVNAAVLEDMDEVWQKRFLTWGMIIAVFGMRIVFPLAIVAIAAGLGPVEALTLSLNDPKRYEEIVSSAHVGIAGFGGAFLAMVGLSFFFDGEKEVHWIKWVEEKLAVVSNIKAAEIALLLLTIYGISLLLPAEDALTFMVSGVLGLVTFIAVEALGTILEMRDEAQKAAGLVVRSGLGGFLYLNVLDASFSFDGVIGAFALSNNMVIIALGLSIGAMFVRSMTIMLVKKGTLSEYRFLEHGAFWAIIALGAIMLLSAKYHIPETITGLIGAAMIGLSLWWSIRHKRKYPDTEIDAALRAD, encoded by the coding sequence TTGCTCCGCTTCTACAAGGGTTCGATCCTTTTCACGCTGGTCTGCCTGGCGCTTGCTGTCGCCTATGGCTGGATGCAGACCGGAACGGTCGGCGGCACGATGTCGCTGCTGTGGATCGTGGTCGTCCTGTCCGTACTCGAAATCTCGCTGTCGTTCGATAACGCGGTGGTCAATGCCGCCGTGCTCGAAGACATGGACGAGGTCTGGCAGAAGCGCTTCCTGACCTGGGGCATGATCATCGCGGTATTCGGCATGCGGATCGTCTTTCCGCTGGCGATCGTGGCGATTGCGGCCGGTCTCGGTCCGGTCGAGGCGCTCACCCTGTCGCTGAACGATCCGAAGCGCTACGAAGAGATCGTCAGCAGCGCCCATGTCGGCATCGCCGGATTTGGCGGCGCGTTCCTTGCCATGGTCGGCCTGTCGTTCTTTTTCGATGGTGAAAAGGAAGTCCACTGGATCAAGTGGGTAGAAGAAAAGCTTGCGGTCGTCTCCAACATCAAGGCAGCAGAAATCGCGCTGCTCCTGCTGACGATCTACGGAATTTCACTGCTTCTGCCTGCCGAAGACGCGCTGACGTTCATGGTATCGGGCGTTCTCGGCCTCGTCACCTTCATCGCAGTGGAGGCCTTGGGCACGATTCTCGAAATGCGCGACGAAGCCCAGAAGGCGGCAGGTCTGGTCGTACGATCCGGTCTTGGCGGGTTCCTCTACCTTAACGTGCTAGACGCATCGTTCAGCTTCGATGGCGTGATCGGCGCATTTGCCCTGTCCAACAACATGGTGATCATCGCGCTCGGCCTGTCGATCGGGGCGATGTTCGTACGTTCGATGACGATCATGCTGGTCAAGAAAGGAACGCTTTCGGAATACCGCTTTCTTGAACATGGCGCGTTCTGGGCGATCATCGCGCTGGGTGCGATCATGCTGCTTTCGGCGAAATATCACATCCCCGAAACGATCACCGGCCTGATTGGCGCGGCGATGATCGGCCTGTCGCTGTGGTGGTCGATCCGCCACAAGCGCAAGTACCCCGATACCGAAATTGACGCGGCGCTGCGCGCAGACTGA
- the panB gene encoding 3-methyl-2-oxobutanoate hydroxymethyltransferase, with amino-acid sequence MSTTFQLDTATSRANPTPAPMKRLTIPAIRQRKKDGVTAQPVVMLTAYTARQAQLLDEHCDLLLVGDSLGQVIYGLPSSVPVTLDMMAAHGAAVVRGSYHAAVVVDMPFGSYEASPQQAFESAARLLKETGCAAVKLEGGEAMAETVAFLTARGIPVMGHVGLTPQAVNVLGGYNARGRSEAEAAKIVGDARALADAGAFAIVIEGVIEPLAIAITQAVPCPTIGIGASAQCDGQVLVTDDMLGMFDRVPRFVKIYENIAGTISGAAALYAEEVRARTFPGIEQTYQPK; translated from the coding sequence ATGTCCACGACCTTCCAGCTCGATACCGCGACCAGCCGCGCCAACCCCACCCCTGCCCCCATGAAGCGCCTGACGATCCCCGCGATCCGCCAGCGCAAGAAGGATGGCGTGACCGCGCAGCCCGTGGTGATGCTGACCGCCTACACCGCCAGGCAGGCACAGTTGCTTGACGAGCATTGCGACCTTCTGCTGGTCGGGGATTCGCTGGGACAGGTAATCTACGGCCTGCCATCGAGTGTGCCGGTAACGCTGGACATGATGGCGGCCCATGGCGCGGCGGTTGTGCGCGGGTCTTATCACGCCGCCGTTGTGGTCGACATGCCGTTCGGCAGCTATGAGGCTTCGCCGCAACAGGCGTTCGAAAGCGCCGCCCGGCTGTTGAAGGAAACCGGCTGCGCGGCAGTAAAGCTGGAGGGCGGTGAGGCCATGGCCGAGACCGTGGCATTCCTTACCGCGCGCGGGATTCCGGTGATGGGGCACGTCGGGCTGACGCCTCAGGCGGTCAATGTGCTGGGGGGCTACAACGCGCGTGGGCGCAGCGAAGCGGAAGCCGCCAAGATCGTCGGCGATGCCAGGGCGCTGGCTGACGCCGGAGCGTTCGCGATCGTGATCGAAGGCGTGATCGAACCGCTTGCCATCGCTATCACTCAGGCGGTGCCCTGCCCGACCATCGGCATCGGCGCTTCGGCGCAGTGTGATGGGCAAGTGCTGGTCACCGATGACATGCTCGGCATGTTCGACCGCGTGCCGCGCTTCGTGAAAATCTACGAAAACATTGCCGGAACCATTTCGGGCGCAGCCGCGCTATATGCCGAGGAAGTTCGCGCGCGGACTTTTCCGGGTATTGAACAGACCTACCAGCCGAAGTAA